One stretch of Molothrus aeneus isolate 106 chromosome 2, BPBGC_Maene_1.0, whole genome shotgun sequence DNA includes these proteins:
- the TEAD4 gene encoding transcriptional enhancer factor TEF-3 encodes MYGRNELIARYIKLRTGKTRTRKQVSSHIQVLARRKAREIQAKLKDQAAKDKAMQSMATMSSAQIISATSFHSKMGLPGLPRPAYPAVSGFWQGPLPGQAGSSQDVKPFSQQPYAVQPPLPIPGFESPTGLSPSPSAPAWQGRRVASSKLWMLEFSAFLEQQQDQDTYNKHLFVHIGQSSPSYNDPYLEAVDIRQIYDKFPEKKGGLKELFERGPANAFFLVKFWADLNTNIEDESRSFYGVSSQYESPENMVITCSTKVCSFGKQVVEKVETEYARYENGHYSYRIHRSPLCEYMINFIHKLKHLPEKYMMNSVLENFTILQVVTNRDTQETLLCIAYVFEVSTSDHGAQHHIYRLVKD; translated from the exons GCCGAAATGAGTTGATTGCCCGCTATATTAAGCTGAGAACAGGGAAAACACGCACAAGGAAACAG GTATCTAGTCACATCCAGGTGCTGGCAAGGCGGAAAGCTAGAGAGATCCAAGCCAAGCTCAAG GATCAGGCAGCTAAAGATAAAGCCATGCAGAGTATGGCTACAATGTCATCTGCCCAGATTATCTCTGCAACTTCCTTCCATAGTAAAATGGGCTTGCCTGGTCTCCCACGACCAGCCTACCCTGCTGTTTCTGGG TTTTGGCAAGGACCATTGCCAGGCCAAGCAGGATCTTCCCAGGA TGTGAAACCTTTTTCTCAACAACCTTATGCTGTACAGCCTCCGCTTCCAATACCAG GGTTTGAATCTCCTACTGGCCTCTCACCTTCCCCGTCAGCACCAGCTTGGCAAGGACGAAGGGTTGCTAGCTCCAAACTTTGGATGTTAGAATTCTCTGCATTCTTGGAACAACAACAAGACCAAGACACA TATAACAAACACCTGTTTGTGCACATTGGGCAGTCAAGCCCCAGCTACAATGACCCCTACCTCGAGGCAGTGGATATCCGGCAGATCTATGACAAGTTCCCTGAGAAGAAAGGGGGCCTGAAGGAGCTCTTTGAAAGGGGCCCAGCCAATGCCTTCTTCCTTGTCAAATTCTGG GCTGATTTGAATACCAATATTGAAGATGAATCCAGATCTTTCTATGGTGTTTCCAGCCAGTATGAGAGCCCAGAAAACATGGTCATTACCTGTTCCACCAAAGTGTGTTCCTTTGGAAAGCAGGTGGTAGAGAAAGTAGAG ACAGAGTATGCACGCTATGAGAACGGACACTACTCCTACCGCATCCACCGCTCCCCTCTCTGCGAATACATGATCAACTTCATCCACAAACTCAAGCACCTTCCCGAGAAGTATATGATGAACAGTGTGCTGGAGAACTTCACTATCTTACAG GTCGTGACaaacagggacacacaggagaCCTTGCTGTGCATAGCATATGTTTTTGAAGTATCAACTAGTGACCATGGTGCCCAACATCACATCTACCGGCTGGTGAAGGACTAG